In Thermus antranikianii DSM 12462, one DNA window encodes the following:
- a CDS encoding TAXI family TRAP transporter solute-binding subunit has translation MWLRNTLLAGIAFLGLGLAQEFVTIGSGATTGVYFPVATGMAKLVNDAGVGIRANARSTGGSVANINAIAAGEFEMALAQNDIAYYAYQGCCIAAFDGKPVKGIRALAALYPEVIHIVARADAGIRTVADLKGKRVVVGDVGSGTEQNARQILEAYGLRFEDLGQAIRVSATQGIQLMQDKRADALFYTVGLGASAIQQLALTTPITLVAVDLGKIQAIAKKYPFYVGFNIPGGTYKGVEVTTPTVAVQAMLIASEKLSPDTVYKFMKAVFGNQEAFKKIHPNLERFFSLQKAVKGLPIPLHPGAERFYKEVGVLK, from the coding sequence ATGTGGCTGAGGAATACGTTATTGGCAGGGATCGCCTTCCTGGGCTTGGGCCTAGCCCAGGAGTTCGTCACCATCGGCTCGGGCGCCACCACGGGGGTCTACTTTCCCGTGGCCACGGGCATGGCCAAGCTGGTGAACGATGCGGGCGTGGGCATTCGGGCCAACGCCCGTTCCACTGGGGGCAGCGTGGCCAACATCAACGCCATCGCCGCCGGGGAGTTCGAGATGGCCTTGGCGCAAAACGACATCGCCTACTACGCCTATCAGGGATGTTGCATCGCTGCCTTTGATGGGAAGCCGGTGAAGGGCATCCGCGCTTTGGCGGCCCTTTACCCTGAGGTCATCCATATCGTGGCCCGGGCGGACGCAGGCATCCGCACCGTGGCGGACCTCAAGGGCAAGCGGGTGGTGGTGGGCGATGTGGGCTCGGGTACCGAGCAAAATGCCCGGCAGATCCTCGAGGCCTACGGCCTCCGGTTTGAAGACCTGGGCCAGGCCATCCGGGTGAGCGCCACCCAGGGCATCCAGCTCATGCAGGATAAGCGGGCGGATGCCCTCTTCTACACGGTGGGCCTGGGGGCCAGCGCCATCCAGCAACTGGCCCTCACCACCCCCATCACCCTGGTGGCGGTGGACCTGGGCAAGATCCAGGCCATTGCCAAGAAGTACCCCTTCTACGTGGGCTTCAACATCCCCGGGGGTACCTACAAGGGGGTGGAGGTCACCACGCCCACGGTGGCGGTGCAGGCCATGCTGATCGCCTCGGAGAAGCTATCCCCCGATACCGTGTACAAGTTCATGAAGGCGGTGTTCGGCAACCAGGAGGCCTTCAAGAAGATCCACCCCAACCTGGAGCGCTTCTTCAGCCTCCAGAAGGCGGTGAAGGGCCTGCCCATTCCCCTCCACCCTGGTGCGGAGCGGTTCTACAAGGAGGTAGGAGTCCTCAAGTAG